Within Populus trichocarpa isolate Nisqually-1 chromosome 6, P.trichocarpa_v4.1, whole genome shotgun sequence, the genomic segment gacATGGGGGAACTTCTCTTAATTAACAAATGgcttatacaaaaaaaaaatcatctcactCAGAAACAATACAAAATTAACTCTAACCTCCATTTAATTTCATGAAGTAAATATGTTTACCTAATTACTCTCATGCCCCATTACGATTAACACATAATTTAGACCCTTGACTGCTTCTAGCCATTTATAGCATGTAAATTAATGAGAAAGAAAGTACCTACCTAAATCTGTATATAATCATCTTATGACTACAGAGTAACATATGCATATGATCTTCTCTGTACTtagaaatgtataaaaaataattggtgcCTACCAAAattaccctctctctctctctctctctctctctctctatctccttCCTTTTGGAAAGATAGTCTTCCCCCTTTAGTTTCAGTCTATTTGCATTTCGGTCAAATTTATTGTCCCTCCCTCATATAAAAAGCACCAATCTTGTTGTTAGcccttcatatttttctaaGCCTAAAAATTGTAAGCTCTTGAACACAAATTCCAAGTTCTTTCATACAGACACAAATGCCCCACCACCATTCCTCCTCCCCTTTCCCTGCTTGCTTCCGCCCTTCCACAGCCGACATCCACCACCTCCCCCCACCAACACCGCCGCCGCCACCTAATTCAGGCAACTCTAACCTCACCACCTGCCTCTACCAAACTGACCTTGGCCTCTTCTCTCTTACTTGGTCAAGTTGCTTTTTAGGCCATTCTCTTCATCTCCACCTCCACCCCATTGACTGCAACAACAGCTACTGCTCTCCTGGTTTTCACTCTAacccactctctctctctaccatATCTTTTCACCTCAATATCAAACCCTCGTTGTTTTGGAAAAAGCATGGATCCAAGAAATTCCATGTTACTAACCAGGATGCTAACACTCCAACCCCAAGAATTCAAATCTTTTGGGACCTCTCTAGAGCCAAATTTGGATCAGGACACGAACCCCAGTCTGGGTTCTACATAGCTGTGGTTGTTGAACGAGAAATGGTGCTTCTTGTTGGTGATTTGACCAAAGAAGCTTTTGCGAAGACTAAAGCTTTGAAGAAAGAGAGAGCCCAGGTTCTTGTTTTGAGAAGAGAACATGTGTTTGGCAACAGAGTTTACACTACAAGAGCAAGATTTGGGGGCAAGAACAGAGAGATTTCAATAGATTGTAGTGTGAACAATGATGCAAGATTGTGTTTTTGTGTTGATAACAAAAGGGTTTTGCAGATAAAGAGATTGAAGTGGAAATTTAGAGGAAATGAGAGGATCGAAGTTGATGGTGTCCCTATACAAGTCTCATGGGATGTCTATAACTGGCTTTTTGATGACATAAACACTGACCATGCAGTGTTTATGTTCAGATTTGAAAGCAATTTAGACCAGTACcccaaagaagaagaggaagtaGTACAGAAACAAGAACAAATTGAAGCTTA encodes:
- the LOC18100702 gene encoding uncharacterized protein LOC18100702 gives rise to the protein MPHHHSSSPFPACFRPSTADIHHLPPPTPPPPPNSGNSNLTTCLYQTDLGLFSLTWSSCFLGHSLHLHLHPIDCNNSYCSPGFHSNPLSLSTISFHLNIKPSLFWKKHGSKKFHVTNQDANTPTPRIQIFWDLSRAKFGSGHEPQSGFYIAVVVEREMVLLVGDLTKEAFAKTKALKKERAQVLVLRREHVFGNRVYTTRARFGGKNREISIDCSVNNDARLCFCVDNKRVLQIKRLKWKFRGNERIEVDGVPIQVSWDVYNWLFDDINTDHAVFMFRFESNLDQYPKEEEEVVQKQEQIEAYGCHHQQQEINEKNNNKDVVLWQQNSSSSTTSFGMSPIEWRKMRKSLMRTAARSSSSSSISMSSASSGGSSSVMEWASSTEESELCGGPIGFSLLVYAWRK